The Microcella flavibacter DNA segment CGCCTCGATGGAGCGGGTCATGCGCGAGCAGGGCACCCGCGCGCTGCAGTACGGCTCGGGCCAGGGCACGCCCGAGCTGCGCGAGCACATCCTCGAGATCATGGCGCTCGAGGGGGTGCGCGCGGGCGTCGACGACGTCGTCGTCACGACCGGCTCGCAGCAGGCGCTCGACCTCATCGCCAAGCTGTTCCTCGACTCGGGCGATGTCGTGCTCGCCGAATCGCCCTCCTACGTCGGCGCGATGGGCATCTTCCGCTCGTACCAGGCCGAGGTCTCGCACGTGGCGATGGACGACGACGGGATGATCCCGCAGGCGCTCGTCGATCGCATCCGGTCGTTGCGCTCGCAAGGTCGCGAGATCAAGTTCCTCTACCTCATCCCCAACTTCCACAACCCTGCAGGGGTGACGCTCTCGTGGGGGCGGCGGCTCGAGATCATCGAGATCGCGCGTCGGGAGGGCATCCTGATCGTGGAGGACAACCCTTACGGGTTGCTCTGGTTCGATCGGCCGGCCCCGCACGCGATGCGCTCGGTCGAGACGGACGGCATCGTCTACCTCGGGTCGTTCTCCAAGACGCTCGCCCCCGGATTCCGCATCGGCTGGGCCCTCGCCCCGCACGGCATCCGCGAGAAGCTCGTCCTCGCCGCCGAGTCCGCGATCCTCTCGCCGAGCGTCGCGAACGAGCTCATCGTCAGCGACTACCTCGCCAGCACCGACTGGAAGGGCCAGATCGACACCTACCGCGGCCTCTACCGCGAGCGGCGCGACGCCATGATCGACGCGCTCGAGCACTACCTGCCCGACCTGCACTGGACCATGCCCAACGGCGGGTTCTACGTCTGGGTCACGCTGCCCGAGGGACTCGATTCGAAGGGGATGCTCCCCCGCGCCGTGAAGGAGCTGGTCGCCTACACGCCGGGCACCGCCTTCTTCGCCGACGGCTCGGGCCGCGCGAACCTGCGGCTCTCGTACTGCTACCCGACCCCGGCCGAGATCCGCGAGGGGATCCGGCGCCTCGCGGGCGTCGTCCGCGGCGAGCAGGAGCTGCTGTCGACCTTCTCGCCCGCGGCCGCCGCCGAGCGCATCGGCACGGCCCCGCACGTCATCAGCCCGCCCCCCAACATCGGATAGGCGCATGAGCGACTCCCTCCCCTCGACCGTCCCCTCCTCCGCCGCGTCGACTGGGCCGGTGCGCGTCGTCGTGCTCGCGGGCGGCATCTCGCACGAGCGCGACATCTCGCTGCGCTCGGGCCGCCGCGTCGCCGACGCCCTCGCCAGTCACGGCCTGCACGTCGAGCTGCGCGACCCCGACGCCTCGCTCCTCGGCTCGCTGACCGACGATCGGC contains these protein-coding regions:
- a CDS encoding aminotransferase-like domain-containing protein, with the translated sequence MTIPREGTNLDPWYGLYADRTAGLSASEVRALFAVASRPEVVSLAGGMPFVKALPLERVTASMERVMREQGTRALQYGSGQGTPELREHILEIMALEGVRAGVDDVVVTTGSQQALDLIAKLFLDSGDVVLAESPSYVGAMGIFRSYQAEVSHVAMDDDGMIPQALVDRIRSLRSQGREIKFLYLIPNFHNPAGVTLSWGRRLEIIEIARREGILIVEDNPYGLLWFDRPAPHAMRSVETDGIVYLGSFSKTLAPGFRIGWALAPHGIREKLVLAAESAILSPSVANELIVSDYLASTDWKGQIDTYRGLYRERRDAMIDALEHYLPDLHWTMPNGGFYVWVTLPEGLDSKGMLPRAVKELVAYTPGTAFFADGSGRANLRLSYCYPTPAEIREGIRRLAGVVRGEQELLSTFSPAAAAERIGTAPHVISPPPNIG